Below is a genomic region from Catenuloplanes atrovinosus.
TCGATCACCGGGCGGATGGTGCCGGCGGCGACGAGGGGCCAGATCTGGTCGGTGACGTGCCGGACGATGCGGGCCTTGTCGCGGCGGGGGCGGTGACGCAAACCGGTGGCGGTGATCGAGGCCTGCTTCGCGAAGAGGGTGGTGAAGTCGAGCGTCGCGGACAGGGAGCCCTGGAAGCCGATCGTCATGATGCGCCCGCGGGGTGCGAGCGCGGCCAGATTGCGGGCCAGGTAGTCGGCGCCGACGATGTCCAGCACCACGTCCGCGCCCCGGCCGCCGGTGTGGGCGAGGGTGGCGACGGCGAAGTCATCGGTGGTGTAGTCGACGACCACGTCGGCACCGAGGGCGCGGACCCGGTCGTGCTTGGCGGCGCGAGCGGTGGCGATGACGGTGGCGCCGAGGGCCCGCCCGAGTTGCACCGCGAACGTGCCGATCCCGCTGCCCCCGCCGTGCACGAGCAGGGTGCCGCCGTCGCGGAGCCCGCCGAGGTCGACCAGGTTGGACCAGACCGTGCAGGCCGCCTCGGGCAGGGACGCCGCCTCCGGCAAGGACAATCCCGCGGGTACGGGCAGTAGCTGGCCGACCGGCACGACCACCTTCTCCGCGTACCCGCCACCGCCGAGCAGCGCGCAGACCCGCTCACCCAGGTGGTGCTCGAGCACCCCGGGCCCGACGGCGGTGACGACGCCGGCGCACTCCAGACCCGGGTACTCCGGTTCACCGGGCGGCGGCGGGTAGAAGCCGAGGCGCTGGCCGATGTCGGCCCGGTTCACGGCGGTCGCGGCGACGTCGACGAGGACCTCACCCGGACCGGGTACGGGATCGGGGACGTCCGACCAGACGAGCGCGTTGTTCTGGATCGTGATGGCGTGCATGGATACAGCGTGTGCCGGGCGGGGTGGCGCGGGCGTACCGTGGCGTCCAGCGTTCGTGTCCGATCGTCCACATCCGCGCGGGGGGCGTCATGTACGGCCGGTTCGTCGCCCGGGGGCCGTGGGCGTTCTCCGTCCCCACCGGGTCCTCGATCTGGATCATGCGGGTGGCCGAGGGGCGGGTAATGGTCACCACGCGCAGCGACGGGCGTACGGTCGGCGCGGTGTCCGGCGATTACCTGGTCATCCCGGACGGTGACGAGGTGGTGGTGGCCGACCGGCCGGTCGTCGCGGGAGACGCCTGCCCGGCGAGGAGGACTCCGGTGGTGCGCGGACTGGCGCGGCACGGCCAGGCCGGGCCGCGCACCGATCTGCAAGCCATGGCGTTCGGGGCCGCGGGCAGCCCGGTGCGGTCCGGACCGCTGCCGGCGGTGCTGCGGCTGGAGACGGACACGGAGACGGCCGCCGCACTCGACGCCACCTTCGGGCTGCTGGAGCACGAGCGGGCCCGCGGCGAAACCGATGCGGACCTGGTCACCGCACGGCTCGCCGAGGTGCTGATGACGCACACGCTCCGCGCGCTCACCGCCACCCTCAAGACCGGCACCGGCACCTCGCCGCGACTGTTCGGCGATCCCCGGCTGGCCCGCGCGGCCCGCGCCATGCGGGACGACCTTGCGTACCCGTGGACGGTGGCGGCACTGGCCCGGGAGGCGCACATGTCCCGTGCCGCATTCGCGGCGGCGTTCCGCCAGGCGGCCGGGGAGAGCCCGCTCGCCCTGCTGCGCCGCTGGCGGCTGTGCGAGGCCAAGCGCCTGCTCCGGGAAACCCCGCTGAGCCTGAACGAGATCGCACTGCGAGTCGGCTACGAGTCCGCCCCGGCGCTGAGCCGCGCCTTCACCCGGCAGGAGCGAATCGCCCCCGGCCGCTGGCGCCAAATCCGCTCCGGCGCGTAACCCGTCATGCGTTCACGGAGCTGAAGGTGCAATACCGGCCTGGGACAGCCGCGGCGGTCACCGCATCCACGAACCCACCCCGATCCTTGTCAATTGCTTGGCCACAATTTATTGACACTGGTTCAGCGCAATGCCAAGTCGGGTGAGGGTGGCCCTAGTACGGCAGCCGCCTTTCGGGATCTACGCCGAGGCGTTTCGCCTGGGCGGCAGACGTCACGGTCATTTACTAGGGCTGTACCGATGTCGGAGGAGGTGTGGTCAGACTTTGGACGCACGGGCGCAGTAGGTCGATGATTCGTTCGGGTGAGGCGTCCGCGAGGTGCGTGAGGCGTAGCAGGTATCGCTCGGCTATCACGCCGTGGATGATCGCGCTGAGCAGACTTGCGCGCAAATCGGCGTCAGGCGTCGGTATCGCCTCGGTGAGCCGGTTGAGCTGGGATTCACCGGCGGCCCGGTAGCGATCAGCGGCGTCGGCGTTGGTGAGCATCGAGCGCAGTACCGCCAGGGAGGCCGCCGGCTCGCCGGTCAGGCGCCGACCCAGCGAGGTGAGTAAGGCCTCGGCCACCTCGCCTGGAGTGCCGGCGGGCAACTCATCGGCGGGCACCTCGACGGCCCGGGCGAAGAGCAAGTCCTTGCTGCCGAAGTAGTGCATGACCAGCCCGGGATCGACACCGGCAGCCGACGCCACGGCCCGGATTGTGGTCCGGTCGTAGCCGAGCTCGGCAAAGATGTGACGGGCTGCGGCGAGGATGCGCTCCTCGCTCTGGCGGCGCTGCTGCGCCCTGGTGGGCCGGGGGCTCGATGCGGTCACGGGTTCATTCTACGGCTGTTGACCGACGGCTTTATACGTTCTACGCTCGTTCAATCAACAAGCGTTGAGCGAAGGGGACGGCCGTGGCCGCCACATCACGCGAAGTCGTCGAGCAGATCTTGCACGCGAGCCGCGAGCAGGACACCGAGACGTTCGTCAACCTGTTCGCGGCGGACGGCTATATCGAGTGGCCGTACCGGCCAGCGGGCATCCCGGCCCGTGTCGAAGGCCGCGACCAGATCCGCGAGTTCCTGACCGCGCAAGCCAACGGCCTCGTCACGTTCGACGAGTACCGCAACACGGTGATTCACGAGACCACCGACCCGGAGGTGGTGATCGTCGAGTACGAGGCTCACGGCACCGTGATCCCCACGGGCGCTCCTTTGCACCAGACGATCATTGCCGTTTTGCTGATCAGGAACGGCCTGGTCGTCGCATACCGTGACTACCTCAACCCTCTGGTATTGGCCGAAACCCTGGCCAGCGTCGGCAACGTTTAACGGCAGCCTTCGTTCGGGTTCTTGGACTGGCCCGTTGGACGCAAGGCGACCACCGCGTGATCGTCCGCATGTTGTGGACAAACATTCGAGTCTTGCGATTGCCGCTGGTCACAGCGGAGATGTTGCCGGCTGGCAGCAGGTTCTGGATCAGGTGCTGGGCGCGTTCGCGGGTCGTTTCGCTCGGGTGGAAACACGTCGCGCGGCGGCCGGGTTCGTGACCGGTCTGCTGGCCGATACTGAAGCGACTATTGACAGGTTGGTCGCCTGTTCCGCGGCGGTCGACGGGCGCCGGTCGATGGACAGCATGCAGCGAACGGAGTGCTGGCCATCGCGCCCTGTCGACGGCGCCAGCGGCCCGGCTTCGGGCCACCTCGACGACCACTCGAGATCGAATGCCGGTAAACGGCCGGCCGCCCTAAGCTCTCCGCGTCGATATCGCGGAACACGCCAGCCGCTTCGCCGAAGCCGGGCCGACCGGCCGCCTCTTCGTCGGCCCGCAGGGCGGCATCCCACGATGCCGCAACTTCGATCGCGCCGCCCGCACATCGGCCGGCATCCCGGCTGACCTTTACCTACACCGCGTCCGGGCGCCACTTGCCGGGAAAATCATACGGCGTGCTCGGGCGCTCGCGGCGAATCTCAACCTCATGGTGACCGAAGCCCGCGAATGGCAAAGGCGCCATCCGGCGCACGCAAAAAGGCCCGGACTATTCGCCCGGGCCTTTTACAAGGGTGGAGCCGAGGGGACTCGAACCCCTGACCCCCACACTGCCAGTGTGGTGCGCTACCAGCTGCGCCACGGCCCCTTGCTTCACCGCATCCCGGGCTCACCCGGGCACGGCAGCAATATTACACACCCCGACGGCCACCACGGTGGAGGGGGTCAGTTGAGGGCGGCGTCCGGGGGGAAGTGGGCGACGGCGGCCATGATGCCGCCCTGTCGCTTCAGCACCATGGCCCACAGGTCGTCGGGGCGGGAGACGAAGGCGTCGCCGGGGAGGGCGTCGAAGACGAACCAGGAGCCGGAGGAGACCTCCTCCTCGAGCTGACCGGGTGACCAGCCGGAGTAGCCGGCGAAGACGCGCAGGCCCGCGAGGTTGTCGCCGAGGGACTCGGGGTCGGCGGAGAGGTCGACGGTGCCGACGCCGCCGGAGACCGGGTGGAAGCCGGTGGGGCGCTTGACGGAGGGGCGGGTGCGGGCCAGGCAGATCGCGGACTCGGGCGCGACCGGGCCGCCCTCGAAGAGCACGGCGGGGTCGCCGGCGAGGCTGCCCCACTTGCCCAGGACCTCGGCGACCGGGACCTCGGTGGCGCGGTTCAGCACGACGCCCAGGGCGCCGCCGGTTTCGTGGGCGACGAGCAGCACGACCGTACGGTCGAAGTTCGGGTCCTTCAATGATGGGGTCGCGACCAGGAGCCGGCCGGTCAACGACTCCATGGACCGACCTCCGATGCGCTGACCTTCAGGATGCACGCGACCTCCGTTCCCCCGCGCCGGGCACGGCAAAAGGCCCGAACACGGTCCTGCGCGCAGTCAACGCCATGCCTCGCACGATAGCTTGCACCACAGCCCGCCGATAAGGTCTGTACGTGAGTGAGCGCAACGATTACCCGACAGAGCCGGACGCGCCGCACGCCGATGTGGCGGTGATCGGCGGGTCAGGTCTCTACGCCCTGCTGGACGACGCGCGCGAGCACGTGGTGAACACGCCGTACGGGCTGCCCTCCGACCCGATCACGATCGCACGGATCGGCGACCGGAGCGTGGCCTTCCTGCCCAGACACGGCAAGGATCACCGCTATCCGCCACACAAGATCCCGTATCGGGCGAATCTCTGGGCGCTGCGCTCGATCGGCGTGCGGCAGATCCTGGCCCCGTGCGCGGTCGGCGGTCTGCGCCCGGAGCTGGGCCCGGGCACGTTCGTGGTGCCGGATCAGCTGATCGACCGCACCAGTGGCCGGGCGCAGACGTTCTACGACCAGGGCGCGGTGCACGTCTCGTTCGCCGATCCGTACTGCCCGGCCGGCCGCGCGCTGGTGCTGGCCGAGGCCGAGGGACAGCAGCTCAGCCCGGTCGGCGACGGCACCATGGTGGTCGTCGAGGGTCCGCGCTTCTCGACCCGCGCGGAGTCCCGCTGGTTCACCGCGATCGGCGGCACGGTGGTCAACATGACCGGCCACCCCGAGGCCGTCCTGGCCCGCGAGCTGGAGCTCTGTTACACCTCGATCGCGCTGGTCACGGATCTGGACGCGGGCGTCGAGTCCGGCGAGGGCGTCACCATGGAGGAGGTCTTCCGCGTCTTCCGGGAGAACACCGACCGCCTCCGCACGCTCCTGCTCACCGTGCTCCCACAGCTTCCGGAGCACCGCGACTGCCCCTGCGCCACCGCGCTCTCCGGCATCACGCTGCCGTTTGAACTGCCCTGAAAACCCCTGAAGGACCAGCTTTTCCCGCTTCCGGCGTGGCCGGGGTCCGCATGCTCCCGCGGGCACCGGTCGTCGCTGGCGCTCCTCCCTGCCGGTCCCGCGTCGCAGGAGCGGGCGGTCACCCCATCGGGCGGAACCGGGGCGGCGGGCGGCTCGTCATACCCCTCATGCGTCGTTTGCCGTACCTGGGAATGCTCCTGGTCCTTCCGGTTGCCGCCTGTGCCGCGCCGGGTGAGTCGCCGTCCGCCGGAGCGCCGTCCGCCGGGGCGCCGCCGGCGTTCACCTCCCGCGCGGAAGCCGTCGCGGCGGCCTGGCCCGCGGTCGAGGCGGCCACGCCCGCGTGGACGACCGGGTTCGTACCGTTGCAGGGTCTGTTGATCGCCCCGGCGGGGCTGAGCGTCGAGCAGCGGCAGGCGTTCGACGCGGGGTGGTTCACGCTGACCGGCACACTGCCGTCCGACACGCCGTCCGGCCAGGTCACCTACGCCTCCGCCGTGGAGCGGACGCCACTGATCAGCGCGGCCGAGGCGTACCGGCTGATCGATCAGGGCGATCCGCCGCCGTGCGAGCCGGCCGGCGGGAAGCGGTCCCCCGGCCCGGCCTCCGGTGGCGGGGTCTCCGGCGTCGCACCGGGTTCGACGGGCGGTGCCACGGGTTCGACGGGCGGTGCCACGGGACCGGACGGCGGGTCGAGCGACGGCGGGCGGGAACCGGCCGCGCCGGGCCCGGATTCGCCGGTCAGCGCGGCGGACAGCGGGTGCGCGAAACTGCCGGTCACCGGCGCCACGCTCGGCACCGTGCCGCTGCGCACCAGCCGCGGCGACGCCACCGTGCCGGCCTGGCTGTTCACGGTCGGCGGCGTGCCGGGACCGGTCGCGCGCGTCGCGGTCGCGGCGGGCGACACCGCACCGGTGCCGTCGCCGTCGCTGGCGCCGCCGGAGGCCGGGAACGCCGCGAACCTCAAGGGCGCGCAGAGCCTGGTGCGGGTGGCGGGAACCACGATCGACTACCGGCTCGGCGTCGGGGCGTGCGACGAGCAGATCACGCCGCTGGCGTACGAGACGGACGAGGTGATCGTGCTCGGCGGCACCGCCACACGAAGCGCGGAGATGTGCACCGAGCAGTTGGTCCTGCAGCCGGTCACGGTCACGCTGGCCGCCCCGGCCGGCGATCGTCTGGTGCTCGACGCGCAGACCGGCCAGCCGGTGATCCTCACGCCCTGAGTCGTCAGTCGGAGCCGCCGAGGTCGGTGTGGTACGCCTCCAGCACCAGGTCCGCGCCGCGCTGACGGTGGGCGAAGATCTGGTGGACGAGCAGCCGCGCCCACGCCTGGATCTCCTCGGTGCCGGGCCGGCCCTCGT
It encodes:
- a CDS encoding NAD(P)H-quinone oxidoreductase is translated as MHAITIQNNALVWSDVPDPVPGPGEVLVDVAATAVNRADIGQRLGFYPPPPGEPEYPGLECAGVVTAVGPGVLEHHLGERVCALLGGGGYAEKVVVPVGQLLPVPAGLSLPEAASLPEAACTVWSNLVDLGGLRDGGTLLVHGGGSGIGTFAVQLGRALGATVIATARAAKHDRVRALGADVVVDYTTDDFAVATLAHTGGRGADVVLDIVGADYLARNLAALAPRGRIMTIGFQGSLSATLDFTTLFAKQASITATGLRHRPRRDKARIVRHVTDQIWPLVAAGTIRPVIDRVLPLRAAAEAHHLMESSSHTGKIVLTNDEPRAACRRP
- a CDS encoding nuclear transport factor 2 family protein — protein: MAATSREVVEQILHASREQDTETFVNLFAADGYIEWPYRPAGIPARVEGRDQIREFLTAQANGLVTFDEYRNTVIHETTDPEVVIVEYEAHGTVIPTGAPLHQTIIAVLLIRNGLVVAYRDYLNPLVLAETLASVGNV
- a CDS encoding TetR/AcrR family transcriptional regulator — encoded protein: MTASSPRPTRAQQRRQSEERILAAARHIFAELGYDRTTIRAVASAAGVDPGLVMHYFGSKDLLFARAVEVPADELPAGTPGEVAEALLTSLGRRLTGEPAASLAVLRSMLTNADAADRYRAAGESQLNRLTEAIPTPDADLRASLLSAIIHGVIAERYLLRLTHLADASPERIIDLLRPCVQSLTTPPPTSVQP
- a CDS encoding YqgE/AlgH family protein; the protein is MESLTGRLLVATPSLKDPNFDRTVVLLVAHETGGALGVVLNRATEVPVAEVLGKWGSLAGDPAVLFEGGPVAPESAICLARTRPSVKRPTGFHPVSGGVGTVDLSADPESLGDNLAGLRVFAGYSGWSPGQLEEEVSSGSWFVFDALPGDAFVSRPDDLWAMVLKRQGGIMAAVAHFPPDAALN
- a CDS encoding S-methyl-5'-thioadenosine phosphorylase; its protein translation is MSERNDYPTEPDAPHADVAVIGGSGLYALLDDAREHVVNTPYGLPSDPITIARIGDRSVAFLPRHGKDHRYPPHKIPYRANLWALRSIGVRQILAPCAVGGLRPELGPGTFVVPDQLIDRTSGRAQTFYDQGAVHVSFADPYCPAGRALVLAEAEGQQLSPVGDGTMVVVEGPRFSTRAESRWFTAIGGTVVNMTGHPEAVLARELELCYTSIALVTDLDAGVESGEGVTMEEVFRVFRENTDRLRTLLLTVLPQLPEHRDCPCATALSGITLPFELP
- a CDS encoding AraC family transcriptional regulator, which translates into the protein MARAYRGVQRSCPIVHIRAGGVMYGRFVARGPWAFSVPTGSSIWIMRVAEGRVMVTTRSDGRTVGAVSGDYLVIPDGDEVVVADRPVVAGDACPARRTPVVRGLARHGQAGPRTDLQAMAFGAAGSPVRSGPLPAVLRLETDTETAAALDATFGLLEHERARGETDADLVTARLAEVLMTHTLRALTATLKTGTGTSPRLFGDPRLARAARAMRDDLAYPWTVAALAREAHMSRAAFAAAFRQAAGESPLALLRRWRLCEAKRLLRETPLSLNEIALRVGYESAPALSRAFTRQERIAPGRWRQIRSGA